A genomic segment from Sulfuritalea hydrogenivorans sk43H encodes:
- the zapE gene encoding cell division protein ZapE has protein sequence MPHKILNVPKDGMIEGFNAALAGRGIEADPAQLIAAQRLQKFYDDLLALKAARRGRLRKLLVHPELPRGVWFWGGVGRGKSFLMDCFFAAVPYERKRRVHFHAFMREVHESLQAHRNEADPLLKVAARIARETRLMCFDEFHVSDIADAMMLGRLMQALFDAGVVFCITSNYPPEGLYPNGLQRELFLPTIALLKQKLDVIEIDAGIDYRLRALQQAQVYLVAEDAAADSTIEHTFHTIAGGGGHTKPVEVLGRRLPVVHRAPGVIWFDFATLCGGPRSQNDYLWLANRHHTLFLSKVPKMGADMASEARRFTWLVDVLYDHRVKLIISAACPAEELYSQGVQAGEFKRTVSRLIEMRSLEYLASPHRREDFLAIEEEGGGT, from the coding sequence ATGCCCCACAAAATCCTCAACGTTCCCAAGGACGGCATGATCGAAGGCTTCAATGCCGCGCTGGCCGGGCGCGGCATTGAAGCCGATCCTGCACAATTGATTGCGGCGCAGCGCCTGCAGAAGTTCTACGACGACCTGCTGGCGTTGAAGGCGGCGCGGCGCGGGCGGCTCAGAAAGCTGCTGGTACATCCCGAGTTGCCGCGCGGCGTCTGGTTCTGGGGCGGGGTAGGGCGCGGCAAGAGCTTCCTGATGGATTGCTTTTTCGCGGCGGTGCCCTACGAACGCAAGCGTCGTGTGCATTTCCACGCCTTCATGCGCGAGGTGCACGAATCCCTGCAGGCGCATCGCAACGAAGCCGATCCACTGCTCAAGGTCGCCGCGCGCATCGCCCGCGAAACGCGCCTGATGTGCTTCGACGAATTCCACGTTTCCGACATCGCCGATGCCATGATGCTGGGCCGTTTGATGCAGGCCCTGTTCGACGCCGGCGTGGTGTTCTGCATCACCTCCAACTATCCGCCGGAAGGCCTGTATCCGAACGGCCTCCAGCGCGAGTTGTTCCTGCCGACCATAGCCCTGCTGAAGCAGAAGCTCGACGTGATCGAGATCGACGCCGGCATCGACTATCGTCTGCGCGCCCTGCAGCAAGCCCAGGTGTATCTGGTGGCCGAAGACGCGGCTGCCGATAGCACCATCGAACATACTTTCCACACCATCGCCGGCGGTGGAGGACACACCAAACCCGTCGAGGTGCTGGGGCGCCGCTTGCCGGTGGTGCACCGCGCCCCCGGTGTCATCTGGTTCGATTTCGCCACGCTGTGCGGGGGGCCGCGCTCGCAGAATGACTACCTCTGGCTGGCCAACCGGCACCACACCCTGTTCCTCTCCAAAGTGCCGAAGATGGGCGCCGACATGGCGAGCGAAGCGCGGCGTTTCACCTGGCTGGTCGACGTCCTCTACGATCATCGCGTCAAGCTGATCATCAGTGCCGCGTGTCCGGCGGAAGAGCTCTACAGCCAGGGCGTGCAGGCCGGCGAATTCAAGCGCACCGTCAGCCGCCTGATCGAAATGCGTTCGCTCGAATACCTTGCCAGCCCGCATCGCCGCGAGGATTTTCTGGCGATCGAAGAGGAGGGCGGCGGTACTTGA
- a CDS encoding peroxiredoxin, with protein MLHQGEKAPAFSLPDADMEWFDFGSLRGRQNAVLFFYPRDGTPYCTLEATDFSDHENEFAKHDCVILGVSRDDCLSHADFRDKHGLSIRLLSDEEGEVCRKFGVSQFRERDGHKKLCVIRSTFVVDKEGIVRHALYDVQPKGHAAEVYQLVKGLNGKGRQHAHR; from the coding sequence ATGCTGCATCAAGGAGAAAAGGCGCCGGCGTTTTCGCTGCCCGACGCGGACATGGAATGGTTCGATTTCGGTTCGCTGCGCGGCCGCCAAAACGCAGTACTGTTTTTCTACCCGCGCGACGGGACGCCATACTGCACTCTTGAAGCGACGGATTTTTCGGACCACGAGAACGAGTTCGCCAAGCATGATTGTGTCATCCTCGGCGTATCGCGCGACGACTGCCTGTCGCATGCGGATTTCCGCGACAAGCATGGCCTGTCGATACGGCTGCTGTCGGACGAGGAAGGCGAGGTTTGCCGTAAATTCGGCGTGTCCCAGTTTCGCGAACGGGACGGCCACAAGAAGCTCTGTGTAATACGCTCGACCTTCGTCGTCGACAAGGAAGGCATAGTGCGTCACGCCCTCTACGATGTGCAACCGAAAGGGCATGCCGCCGAGGTCTATCAACTGGTAAAAGGCCTCAATGGCAAAGGAAGGCAACATGCTCATCGCTAG
- a CDS encoding FKBP-type peptidyl-prolyl cis-trans isomerase, which yields MLIARNTVVTLKYSVKDTEGTSIDEGTAPLVYLHGGYGGIFDRIEEALQGKDVGDALEVKLEPEDAFGEYDAELVAIESRQLFPENIEVGMQFERGSEDGEDDDALFTITDIADDKVVVDGNHPLAGIALLFSCTVAEVRAASPEEVSHGHPHGEHGHHH from the coding sequence ATGCTCATCGCTAGGAATACCGTCGTCACCCTCAAATACAGCGTCAAGGATACCGAAGGCACGTCCATCGACGAAGGCACGGCACCGCTGGTTTATCTGCATGGCGGTTACGGCGGCATTTTTGACCGCATTGAAGAAGCGCTTCAGGGCAAGGACGTGGGCGATGCCCTCGAAGTCAAGCTCGAACCCGAAGATGCTTTCGGCGAATACGATGCCGAACTCGTCGCCATCGAGTCGCGCCAGTTGTTCCCGGAGAACATCGAAGTCGGCATGCAGTTCGAGCGCGGCAGCGAGGACGGCGAGGACGACGACGCTTTATTTACTATCACCGACATCGCCGACGACAAGGTCGTGGTCGACGGCAATCATCCCCTGGCCGGAATCGCATTACTGTTTTCCTGCACCGTGGCGGAAGTACGCGCCGCCAGCCCCGAAGAGGTTTCGCATGGACATCCGCATGGCGAACACGGACATCATCACTGA
- a CDS encoding Crp/Fnr family transcriptional regulator → MSSNRRHNSGGLDDGRQTHLVAKASTRVAAKAKAKEETRPQPTSTTLRTVPLLADCPESLLKKIVAVADWGQYQPGMEITRQNEAPCSVYFVVSGCVKILRGGGFTDVAQAAGQQEMRSRSRPQVVVALVGAGDIIGELGALLECGRSASIVALTPCEIVSIPCADFLSSMQVHPPFAIAVARKIAQRLVDTNRQVELMRGKVEDRVQALNRYCNSLGLNSERLFSNAEIARMVGASRVAVSQVVNRLRRERGETDLKIKQSAGKP, encoded by the coding sequence ATGAGCAGTAATCGGCGACATAACTCCGGCGGGTTGGACGACGGCCGACAAACTCACCTTGTTGCCAAGGCGAGCACGCGTGTTGCCGCAAAGGCCAAGGCGAAGGAAGAGACTCGGCCGCAGCCAACGTCGACCACCCTGCGCACCGTGCCTCTGCTGGCGGATTGTCCCGAGAGCCTGCTGAAGAAGATCGTTGCCGTTGCCGATTGGGGGCAGTACCAACCGGGTATGGAAATCACGCGCCAGAATGAGGCCCCGTGTTCGGTCTATTTTGTCGTTTCCGGCTGCGTCAAGATCCTCCGGGGTGGCGGCTTCACAGATGTGGCGCAAGCGGCCGGACAGCAGGAAATGCGTTCGCGATCGCGCCCTCAAGTCGTGGTAGCCCTGGTTGGCGCCGGCGACATCATCGGCGAGCTGGGTGCGCTGCTCGAATGCGGACGCTCAGCCTCGATTGTGGCATTGACACCCTGCGAGATTGTTTCCATTCCTTGCGCGGATTTCCTCTCCAGCATGCAAGTCCACCCGCCGTTTGCAATAGCGGTGGCGCGCAAAATCGCACAGCGTTTGGTCGATACCAACCGGCAGGTCGAGTTGATGCGGGGCAAGGTCGAAGACCGGGTTCAGGCCCTGAATCGCTACTGCAATTCACTGGGCCTGAATTCCGAACGCCTGTTCTCCAACGCCGAGATTGCACGCATGGTCGGTGCAAGTCGGGTCGCGGTAAGCCAGGTCGTCAACCGCTTGCGCCGTGAACGCGGCGAAACGGACCTCAAGATCAAACAATCAGCTGGCAAACCGTAA
- a CDS encoding type I secretion system permease/ATPase — protein sequence MSDSGLTLIAEPAESGSSADAKREPDTGLIGLVMLARFHNIAADADQIAHDFRESGKNLTVPQILLAAKQLGLKAKLVGTELSRLPQTPLPAMAIDPDGHFFILARVDGEQVLIQDPRVERPQVLSATEFSERWNGELILFTSRASLAGELAKFDFTWFIPAVVKYRKLLGEVLLVSFVLQLFALVTPLFFQVVMDKVLVHRGMTTLDVIAIGLLVVMLFEVALSGIRSYVFAHTTSRIDVELGARLFRHLLNLPLAYFQARRVGDTVARVRELENIRQFLTGNAITLVLDLLFSVVFIGVMLVYSGWLTLVVLISLPCYVLISVGITPLLRARLHEKFNRGAENQAFLVETINGIDTVKAMAVEPQMIRRWDNQVAAYVAAGFRTATLGTLAHEGVSLIGKLVTLVTMWLGARLVVEGSLSMGQLIAFNMLAGRVATPVMRLAQLWTDFQQTGISVQRLGDILNTRTELGKSAGQGGRAGTTLPPLAGKIEFDDVAFRYRPDGPEVLRGISLAIEPGEVIGIVGRSGSGKSTLTKLAQRLYLPERGRVLIDGIDLAMADSSSLRRQIGVVLQENMLFNRSIRDNIALSDPGLPIEAVMAAAKLAGAHEFILELTEGYDTLVGEHGSTLSGGQRQRIAIARALIGNPRILIFDEATSALDYESERIIQNNMKAICQGRTVLIIAHRLSAVRDANRIVVLDRGQIVEEGSHAELLRHEAGHYSRLHRLQQG from the coding sequence ATGAGCGACTCGGGTCTGACGCTTATTGCCGAGCCGGCAGAGAGCGGCTCGTCGGCAGACGCCAAGCGCGAACCCGACACCGGCCTGATCGGCCTGGTGATGCTGGCCCGCTTCCACAACATCGCCGCCGACGCCGACCAGATTGCGCACGATTTCCGCGAATCCGGCAAGAACCTCACCGTGCCGCAGATCCTGCTGGCCGCCAAGCAGCTCGGCCTCAAGGCCAAACTGGTCGGCACCGAGCTTTCCCGGCTGCCACAGACTCCGCTTCCCGCCATGGCCATCGACCCCGATGGCCATTTTTTCATCCTCGCCCGAGTCGATGGCGAGCAGGTCCTGATTCAGGACCCTCGCGTCGAACGCCCGCAAGTGCTTTCCGCCACCGAATTCAGCGAACGCTGGAACGGCGAGCTGATCCTGTTCACCTCGCGGGCGTCTCTGGCCGGAGAACTCGCCAAGTTCGACTTCACCTGGTTCATCCCGGCTGTCGTCAAGTACCGCAAGCTGCTCGGCGAAGTGCTGCTGGTCTCCTTCGTCCTGCAATTGTTTGCCCTGGTCACGCCCTTGTTCTTCCAGGTGGTGATGGACAAGGTGCTGGTCCATCGCGGCATGACCACGCTCGACGTCATCGCCATCGGCCTGCTGGTCGTCATGCTGTTCGAGGTGGCGCTCTCCGGCATCCGCAGCTATGTCTTCGCCCACACCACGAGCCGCATCGACGTCGAACTCGGCGCGCGGCTGTTCCGCCATCTGCTCAACCTGCCGCTGGCCTACTTCCAGGCACGGCGCGTGGGCGACACCGTGGCGCGAGTACGCGAACTGGAAAACATCCGCCAGTTCCTCACCGGCAACGCCATCACGCTGGTGCTGGATCTGCTGTTCTCGGTGGTCTTCATCGGCGTCATGCTGGTCTATAGCGGCTGGCTGACCTTGGTCGTGCTGATCTCGCTACCGTGCTATGTGCTCATCTCGGTCGGTATCACGCCGCTCTTGCGCGCCCGCCTGCACGAGAAGTTCAACCGCGGCGCGGAGAATCAGGCCTTCCTCGTTGAAACCATCAATGGCATCGACACAGTAAAGGCCATGGCCGTCGAGCCGCAAATGATCCGCCGCTGGGACAACCAGGTCGCCGCCTATGTCGCCGCCGGCTTTCGCACCGCGACCCTGGGCACACTGGCGCACGAAGGCGTATCGCTGATCGGCAAGCTGGTGACGCTGGTCACCATGTGGCTGGGCGCCCGGCTGGTGGTCGAGGGCAGCCTCAGTATGGGCCAGTTGATTGCCTTCAACATGCTGGCGGGGCGCGTCGCCACGCCGGTCATGCGTCTGGCGCAACTGTGGACCGACTTCCAGCAGACCGGCATTTCGGTACAGCGCCTGGGTGACATCCTCAACACCCGCACCGAACTCGGCAAATCTGCCGGGCAGGGCGGCCGCGCGGGCACCACGCTGCCGCCGCTGGCCGGCAAGATCGAGTTCGACGACGTGGCCTTCCGCTACCGGCCCGACGGACCGGAAGTCCTGCGCGGCATCAGCCTCGCCATCGAGCCGGGCGAAGTCATCGGTATCGTCGGCCGTTCCGGCTCCGGCAAGAGCACGCTGACCAAACTCGCGCAACGCCTCTACCTGCCCGAGCGCGGCCGCGTGCTGATCGATGGCATCGATCTGGCGATGGCCGACAGTTCCAGCCTGCGCCGCCAGATCGGCGTGGTCCTGCAGGAGAACATGCTGTTCAACCGCAGCATCCGCGACAACATTGCGCTCTCCGATCCCGGCTTGCCCATCGAAGCCGTGATGGCCGCCGCCAAACTGGCCGGCGCACACGAATTCATCCTTGAACTGACCGAAGGCTACGACACTCTGGTCGGCGAACACGGCTCGACGCTATCCGGCGGCCAGCGCCAGCGCATCGCAATTGCAAGAGCGCTGATCGGCAACCCGCGCATCCTGATTTTCGACGAAGCCACCAGCGCGCTCGACTACGAGTCCGAACGCATCATCCAGAACAACATGAAAGCCATCTGTCAGGGCCGCACCGTGCTGATCATCGCCCACCGGCTATCGGCCGTGCGGGACGCCAACCGCATCGTTGTACTCGATCGCGGCCAGATCGTGGAAGAGGGCAGCCATGCCGAGTTGCTGCGGCATGAGGCCGGGCATTACTCGCGGCTGCATCGGCTGCAGCAGGGATAA
- a CDS encoding type II toxin-antitoxin system HicB family antitoxin, with the protein MFDYPVILAPDEGTVLVTFPDVPEAITFGADTDEALLQAVDALESALSFYVDDRKPLPTPSKPKRGQHTVRPSALECAKLGVYRAMTEQGIKKSELARRLGWHMPQVDRLFDLRHASRLDQIEAAARALGRHVEVSVS; encoded by the coding sequence ATGTTTGACTACCCTGTTATTCTGGCTCCCGACGAAGGCACGGTGTTGGTGACCTTTCCGGATGTGCCGGAGGCCATTACATTTGGCGCGGACACCGACGAGGCGCTGCTTCAGGCCGTCGATGCGCTTGAATCCGCGCTTTCGTTCTACGTCGATGACCGCAAACCCTTGCCGACTCCGAGCAAACCAAAACGCGGGCAGCATACGGTGCGCCCTTCCGCCTTGGAGTGCGCCAAGCTGGGCGTCTATCGGGCCATGACCGAGCAGGGCATCAAGAAGTCCGAACTGGCCCGCCGCCTGGGCTGGCACATGCCGCAGGTGGATCGGCTGTTCGATCTGCGGCATGCGTCGCGACTCGACCAGATCGAAGCGGCGGCGCGGGCACTGGGGCGGCATGTCGAGGTGTCGGTCTCGTAA
- a CDS encoding type II toxin-antitoxin system HicA family toxin codes for MKKWLEQQGATFLPAKGSHLKVFLNGRQTILPMHGTTELGKGLEASIKRQLGLK; via the coding sequence ATGAAGAAATGGCTGGAACAACAGGGCGCCACTTTCCTGCCGGCCAAAGGGTCTCATCTGAAGGTTTTTCTGAACGGCCGGCAAACCATCCTGCCCATGCACGGCACTACGGAACTCGGCAAGGGCCTTGAGGCGTCGATCAAACGCCAGCTTGGATTGAAGTGA
- a CDS encoding HlyD family type I secretion periplasmic adaptor subunit yields MTQALTLRLQATLDLLKRYAAIFSHVWKIRKDLDPPHRLPHEAQFLPAALELQETPVSAAPRIVAWLLMSFALIAVLWAIFGQIDVVATAQGKIVPNEGSKLIQPIETAAVKAIHVVDGQAVKAGQVLVELDATMARADSTRTANDLTTAKLQAARARGLLAALTTGKTPRIETPLGIGAGIDASIGIERIAQEQRILDGQYGEYQARVSRIDAEIAKREAERRSTQETVKKLEQTAPIARQRAEDFKGLVEKNFISKHGYLEKEQARIEQEADLETQKSRLKELAAAIEEAKGQRNSAVAETRRLALDTLNEAEQKATGFGQELVKSDTRGKLMTLTAPVDGTVQQLAVRTVGGVVTPAQALMVIVPKDDALEVEAFLENKDIGFVNAGQQAEVKIETFPFTKYGTIPASLVHVSRDAINDEKRGPIYSTRARLQRATMQVEDKTVNLSAGMVVSVEIKTGKRRVIEYFLSPLLQHGSESLRER; encoded by the coding sequence ATGACCCAAGCCCTCACCCTCCGCCTCCAAGCCACGCTCGACCTGCTCAAGCGCTACGCCGCCATCTTCAGCCACGTCTGGAAAATCCGCAAAGACCTCGACCCGCCGCACCGGCTGCCGCATGAGGCGCAGTTTCTTCCCGCTGCCCTTGAGCTGCAGGAAACCCCAGTCTCCGCCGCGCCGCGCATCGTCGCCTGGCTGCTGATGAGCTTTGCGCTCATCGCCGTGCTGTGGGCCATCTTTGGCCAGATCGACGTGGTCGCCACGGCGCAGGGCAAGATCGTGCCCAACGAAGGCAGCAAGCTGATCCAGCCGATCGAGACCGCCGCCGTCAAGGCCATTCATGTGGTCGACGGCCAGGCCGTCAAGGCCGGGCAGGTGCTGGTCGAACTCGACGCCACCATGGCCCGGGCCGACAGCACTCGCACGGCGAACGACCTCACCACAGCCAAGCTGCAAGCCGCCCGTGCTCGCGGCCTGCTGGCGGCCCTGACCACCGGCAAGACGCCGCGCATCGAAACGCCACTGGGTATTGGTGCAGGCATCGACGCAAGTATTGGAATTGAGCGCATCGCGCAAGAGCAGCGCATCCTCGATGGCCAGTACGGCGAATATCAGGCTCGCGTTTCGCGCATCGACGCCGAAATCGCCAAGCGCGAAGCCGAACGGCGCTCCACCCAGGAAACCGTCAAGAAGCTCGAACAAACCGCGCCCATCGCCCGCCAGCGCGCCGAGGACTTCAAAGGACTGGTGGAAAAGAACTTCATCTCGAAACACGGCTATCTGGAAAAGGAACAGGCCCGCATCGAGCAGGAAGCCGACCTCGAAACCCAGAAGAGCCGCTTGAAGGAACTCGCCGCCGCCATCGAAGAGGCCAAGGGCCAGCGCAATTCCGCCGTCGCCGAAACCCGCCGCCTCGCGCTCGATACCCTGAACGAAGCCGAACAGAAAGCCACCGGCTTCGGCCAGGAACTGGTCAAGTCAGACACCCGCGGAAAACTCATGACCCTCACCGCGCCGGTTGATGGCACCGTCCAGCAATTGGCCGTGCGCACCGTCGGTGGCGTGGTCACCCCGGCCCAGGCCTTGATGGTCATCGTGCCGAAAGACGACGCGCTGGAAGTCGAAGCCTTCCTCGAGAACAAGGACATCGGCTTCGTCAATGCCGGGCAGCAAGCCGAAGTCAAGATCGAAACCTTCCCCTTTACCAAGTACGGCACTATCCCCGCCAGCCTCGTCCATGTCTCGCGCGACGCCATCAATGACGAAAAGCGCGGCCCGATCTACTCCACCCGCGCCCGCCTGCAGCGCGCCACCATGCAGGTGGAAGACAAGACCGTGAACCTCTCAGCCGGCATGGTGGTGAGCGTGGAAATCAAGACCGGAAAGCGAAGGGTGATCGAGTACTTCCTCAGCCCGCTGTTGCAGCACGGCAGCGAGAGTCTGCGGGAGAGGTGA